The window GCGAGAACGAAGTAGCCGGTGACCGAGGTCGTGGCGAGACGCGCCGGATCGCTCCCGGCCATCACGCCGGTGCCGACGACGAGCGTAAGGAACACACAGATGTAGGTGATCCCGGCGAGGACGAGTGGTGTAGCGGCGCGACGGAGGGTGTCTCGGAGGGCCATACCTCTCTTCGGCCGACGACCGCCATAGTCTCCCACGCCGAGTCGCTGGTTCTGCGAATCGGCCGGTTCGAGGTTTGTCGCCGTCGGGTTTCCGGCTCACCGGCTCACGCCCTCGTCAGGGCGTACAACACCGAGAGGAGTCCGAGGACCTGCGCGAGGACGAACACGTCGTAGTAGCTGAGCGTCACAGGCAGAGAGGCGTCGAGGACGAACAGCGTCGTCGGGAGCACTGCGAGTAGCGCGATGCCGAGACCGAGAAACGCCAGCGGGCGACTCCCGTTCCGGACGTAGCCCCGGAAACACTGAGCGACGACGAGACTCGCCGTCACGATCAGCAGGGCGTTCACCGCGACGACCGCCGGGGAGACACTCATCGCTCAACACCTCCGGAATCAGTCGTTTTAGCCTCTGAATCGAGATCGTCGCTCTCCGAGTCGACCGGCTCACCGACCGACCGGTCGTCGCCAGTCTGTCGCGTCGGGGCGTAGATTGCGTAGAGGATACAACAGATGCCGAGCAGTTGGACCGTCTCCCGGACGATACCGGGAACGCGCTCGAACACGGTCACGCTCCCGATACCGACCGTCAGACCGAGCAGCGCGTCTACCGTCGTCAGCAGGACGAGTCCGACTGCGAGCAGGCGGGCTGTCCGGCGATCGGACCGACCGAACCCTCGGAGCGCCAGCGCACCGACCAGCAGACCCAGCGGGATGGTCACGAGGTACAGCGCGAGCGCGGCCCACGTCGGCAGGAACAGCAGGTCGACGGCCGAACCAGCGACAGTCATCTGAGTTCCTCGAACAGGTCGGTCAGTCGGTCGGCCGGGTCGTCGCGCTCCCGGTCCACGTCGACGTGGAACTCGCCGTCGCGCAACTCGACGGTGACACGCCGAAGTCGCGCCTGGTAGCGTTTGGCGTGGTGGCCGTCCCGGCGCACGTCGATGCTGGTCGTCACGAGATCGAGCGACTCCAGTCGGTCGAGACGGCGGTAGACGGTCGACACGTCAGCGTCGATTCGGTCGGCGAGTTCGGTCGCGCCGAGTGACTCGCGACTGGTAGCCGCGAGGATGGACCGGGCGTACTCGTCGTCGAGAACCGCCGTGACCGACGCGAGGTCGTCGCCGTCGCCCATCTGTCAGTGGACACGGTCGCCGGTCCGCCGGCGGTTGGTCCCGCGTCTGCTGTGCATCTCGACTGACAACTGGACTGACGCCTACTTGATGGCTTCGCCGACTCGTCGGGTCGCCGACCGGACGAAGGGTTTAGCACGTGAGACCTGCCGACCTCGGCGGTCGGCGACCAGCGGACCCAGCCCGCCGACCCGACTCACTCAGGGACCTCCCGTATCAGGACCAGCAGTTGCGTCCCGCCGAACTGCTGTTGAATCTGATCGACGAGTCTGAACCCCTCGGCACCGAGTTCGTTCAGCGACGCTTCCGGGTCTCTCCGGCGTAGTCCGCCGTCTCCCCGCGAACGGGACGGTCCGGTACTCGTACGTAGGCATCGACAGGTTCTCCACCGACAGCGACGACGACCGAGGAAGAGACGCTTGGGCCGGAGAGCTCAGGCAACGCTGTCGAGTCACGCGTCCGGCGTCTGGTGAGACGACCGACCGTCCCGCAGGCTACAGCAGCCAGCCGAGCACCGCGACGACCGGCGCGAGCACGGCCAGGTACACGGCGGCCTCGACGGCCCACGCCTGCCCGATGGTCCGGACGCGCTGGCGGGCAAGCCCTTCGGCACGGGGGAGCGGCACGAGCAGGAAGAAGCCGACCATCAGGGGGTAACAGACGACGGTCGCCAGCACGACCGCAAGCAGGCCCGGCCCGACGAGCAGGCCCGCGACGAGCGACAGCCAGAGAAACAGCGGGCCGGTCAGCGACCCGGCGACGTAGTGGACGACGGCGGCGAGGCGACGCGGGGCGTGGTCCGGTGGCTGGCGCGTGAGGACGCCGCTGGCGATGCGGGGCGGCGTCTCCCCCTCTGCGAGACGGGGCATCACGGCGTCCATCGCCAGCGTGGCGAGGACACCGGCGGCGATACTGGCGAGGATGAGTGCTGGCACCGACCACGGCACGGCGACCACGAGTGGGTTCACACCGGAGGCACGGACGCGGGGACACTACGTGTTTCGACTGCCGGCGGCGGTCCGGAGCGTTGACGGTGCGACCCGACGAAGCCAGTTGCATGACGGAGCGGGACCTGTTGGATCCACGCGACGACGACACCGCACACGACGGGTTCGACGTGTTGAGCGAGCCACTGCGACTCGACATCCTCCGGGCGCTGGCACGTCGTGTCCGCGACTACCCGGACGACCCGGTGATCGGGTTCGCCGACCTCCGGCGGGCGGTCGGCAGTCCCGACTCGGGGAACTTCAACTACCATCTGAACCAACTGACCGGACGGTTCGTCACCCAGACCGACGACGGCTACCGGATCACCGCGACGGGGATGCAGGTGGTCGCGGCCGTCTCGGTCGGCGTCTACGGCGAACAGCGTCGGATGGGGCCGACCGACCTGCCCGACCCCTGCCCGGTGTGTGACGCGACACTGACCGCCGAGTACGACACGGGACTGCTCGACGTGAGGTGTCCGAACGGCCACGAGTTCCGCCATCCACTGCCGCCGGGTGCCGTCGACGAGCGCTCGCTCGACGAGGTCGTCGAGTTGTTCTGGCTCCGGACGCGCCAGACGCTCGAACGCGCGGTCGAGGGGGTCTGTCCGTTCTGTTACGCACGGCTGTCGTGGTCCGTCGGCACCGAGTTCGACGACGACCAGCCGAGTTTCCGGAACCAATGTGACCGGTGCGGTGCGCAACTCTGGGTGCCCGCCTTCGCCCTCCTGCTTACACATCCGACGACCATCTCGTGCTACCACGACCACGGAGTCGATATCAGACGACGCTCTCTGTGGGCCGCCGAGTTCTACCGGAACCTCGCCGTGACGGTCACCGACACCGATCCAGTCAGGATCGAAGTTCGACTGGACGTGGCCGACGAACGACTGGTCGCTGTCGTCGCCGACGATCTCACGATCCTCGATGTCGAGCGCCGGAAACGAGTGTGACACCACCGGTGGGTTTCGCCGCGAGTGCACCAGCCTGCACCGATCACTGCTCCATACGGATCACCGTTTCTCGTGGATCAGTGCTCGTCTGCTGTCTGCATCTCCAACACGGCCCGTTCCTTCGCCCCGGCCTCGATCATCACGTCCGACTGTTCCCGGAGCCACTCCGGCAGGTCTGCGACGTACTCGGAGTGGCTCTGTGGCTTCGCGTCGGGGTCGTCGTGCAGGCGTGCCGGCTCCGAGTAGTGGGTCGCCGGGCGCACGTCACCCCACGTCGAGGCGGCCTGCGCGAACGCCTCGCGG of the Salinirubrum litoreum genome contains:
- a CDS encoding helix-turn-helix domain-containing protein encodes the protein MTERDLLDPRDDDTAHDGFDVLSEPLRLDILRALARRVRDYPDDPVIGFADLRRAVGSPDSGNFNYHLNQLTGRFVTQTDDGYRITATGMQVVAAVSVGVYGEQRRMGPTDLPDPCPVCDATLTAEYDTGLLDVRCPNGHEFRHPLPPGAVDERSLDEVVELFWLRTRQTLERAVEGVCPFCYARLSWSVGTEFDDDQPSFRNQCDRCGAQLWVPAFALLLTHPTTISCYHDHGVDIRRRSLWAAEFYRNLAVTVTDTDPVRIEVRLDVADERLVAVVADDLTILDVERRKRV
- a CDS encoding DUF7521 family protein, with product MTVAGSAVDLLFLPTWAALALYLVTIPLGLLVGALALRGFGRSDRRTARLLAVGLVLLTTVDALLGLTVGIGSVTVFERVPGIVRETVQLLGICCILYAIYAPTRQTGDDRSVGEPVDSESDDLDSEAKTTDSGGVER
- a CDS encoding ArsR/SmtB family transcription factor → MGDGDDLASVTAVLDDEYARSILAATSRESLGATELADRIDADVSTVYRRLDRLESLDLVTTSIDVRRDGHHAKRYQARLRRVTVELRDGEFHVDVDRERDDPADRLTDLFEELR